From Cronobacter turicensis z3032, the proteins below share one genomic window:
- the fruR gene encoding Fructose repressor — MKLDEIARLAGVSRTTASYVINGKARQYRVSDKTVEKVMAVVREHNYHPNAVAAGLRAGRTRSIGLVIPDLENTSYTRIANYLERQARQRGYQLLIACSEDQPDNEMRCIEHLLQRQVDAIIVSTSLPPEHPFYQRWANDAFPIVALDRALDREHFTSVVGADQDDAEMLASELRTFPAETVLYLGALPELSVSFLREQGFRTAWKDDPREVHFLYANSYEREAAAALFEKWLETHPMPQALFTTSFALLQGVMDVTLKREGRLPSELAIATFGDNELLDFLQCPVLAVAQRHRDVAERVLELVLASLDEPRKPRPGLTRIRRNLYRRGSLSRR; from the coding sequence GTGAAACTGGATGAAATCGCGCGGCTGGCTGGCGTGTCGCGCACCACGGCGAGCTATGTCATTAATGGAAAAGCCCGGCAGTACCGTGTGAGTGATAAAACCGTTGAGAAAGTGATGGCGGTGGTGCGTGAACATAACTACCACCCGAACGCCGTCGCCGCTGGCCTGCGCGCGGGAAGAACGCGCTCCATTGGCCTTGTGATCCCCGATCTTGAAAACACCAGCTATACCCGCATCGCTAATTATCTTGAGCGCCAGGCGCGTCAGCGCGGATACCAGCTCCTCATCGCGTGTTCCGAAGATCAGCCGGATAACGAAATGCGCTGCATTGAGCATCTGCTTCAGCGCCAGGTCGATGCCATCATTGTTTCCACCTCTTTACCGCCTGAACACCCGTTTTATCAGCGCTGGGCGAATGACGCGTTTCCGATTGTCGCACTGGACCGCGCATTAGATCGCGAACATTTCACCAGCGTCGTCGGCGCCGATCAGGATGACGCAGAGATGCTGGCAAGCGAGCTGCGCACGTTCCCGGCCGAAACCGTACTTTATCTTGGCGCGCTGCCGGAGCTTTCAGTCAGTTTCTTGCGCGAGCAGGGCTTTCGCACCGCGTGGAAAGACGACCCGCGTGAAGTGCACTTCCTTTATGCCAACAGCTACGAGCGTGAAGCCGCCGCCGCGCTGTTCGAAAAATGGCTGGAAACGCACCCGATGCCGCAGGCGTTGTTCACCACGTCTTTCGCCTTGTTACAGGGCGTGATGGACGTGACGCTTAAGCGCGAAGGCCGTCTGCCGTCGGAACTCGCTATCGCCACGTTCGGCGACAACGAACTGCTCGATTTCCTGCAATGTCCGGTACTGGCTGTGGCGCAGCGTCATCGCGATGTCGCGGAGCGCGTGCTCGAACTGGTGCTGGCAAGCCTTGATGAGCCGCGCAAACCGCGGCCTGGCCTTACCCGCATCCGCCGTAATCTCTACCGTCGCGGCAGCTTAAGCCGCCGCTAA
- the ilvH gene encoding Acetolactate synthase isozyme 3 small subunit, which yields MRRILSVLLENESGSLSRVIGLFAQRGYNIESLTVAPTDDPTLSRMTIQTVGDEKVLEQIEKQLHKLVDVLRVSELGQGAHVEREIMLVKIQASGYGREEVKRSAEIFRGQIIDVTPSLYTVQLAGTSEKLDAFLASIRDVAKIVEVARSGVVGLSRGEKIMR from the coding sequence ATGCGCCGGATATTATCAGTATTGCTGGAAAACGAATCGGGCTCGTTGTCTCGTGTGATTGGGCTCTTCGCGCAGCGCGGCTATAACATTGAAAGCCTGACCGTGGCGCCGACCGACGATCCGACGCTCTCCAGGATGACCATCCAGACGGTCGGCGACGAAAAAGTCCTTGAGCAGATCGAAAAGCAACTGCATAAGCTGGTGGACGTACTGCGCGTCAGCGAGCTGGGGCAGGGCGCGCATGTCGAACGTGAAATCATGCTGGTGAAAATCCAGGCAAGCGGCTACGGACGTGAAGAGGTCAAACGCAGCGCGGAGATTTTCCGCGGTCAGATTATCGACGTCACGCCCTCGCTCTATACCGTGCAACTGGCGGGCACCAGCGAAAAGCTCGACGCGTTTCTCGCGAGCATCCGCGACGTGGCGAAAATCGTTGAAGTGGCGCGCTCCGGCGTGGTGGGCCTCTCGCGCGGCGAAAAGATCATGCGTTAA
- the ftsI gene encoding Peptidoglycan synthetase ftsI — translation MKAAAKTLKPKRQEEQANFISWRFALLCGCILLALAFLLARVAWLQIIDPDMLVRQGDMRSLRVQEVSTARGMITDRSGRPLAVSVPVKAIWADPKELHDAGGITLDNRWKALSDALKIPLDQLAARVNANPKGRFIYLARQVNPDIGDYIKKLKLPGIHLREESRRYYPSGAVTAHLIGFTNVDSQGIEGVEKSFDKWLTGQPGERIVRKDRYGRVIEDISSTDSQAAHNLALSIDERLQALVYRELNNAVAFNKAESGSAVLVDVNTGEVLAMANSPSYNPNNITGTPKDVMRNRTITDVFEPGSTVKPMVVMTALQRGVVQENTVLNTVPYRINGHEIKDVARYSELTLTGVLQKSSNVGVSKLALAMPSSALVDTYSRFGLGKSTNLGLVGERSGLYPQKQRWSDIERATFSFGYGLMVTPLQLARVYATIGSYGVYRPLSITKVDPPVPGERIFPESIVRTVVHMMESVALPGGGGVKAAIKGYRIAIKTGTAKKVGPDGRYINKYIAYTAGVAPASNPRFALVVVINDPQAGKYYGGAVSAPVFGAIMGGVLRTMNIEPDALTTGEKSEFVINREEGTGGRS, via the coding sequence ATGAAAGCAGCAGCAAAGACGCTTAAACCAAAACGTCAGGAAGAACAGGCCAACTTTATCAGTTGGCGTTTTGCGTTGCTCTGCGGCTGCATTTTGCTGGCTCTGGCGTTTCTGCTGGCGCGCGTCGCCTGGTTGCAGATTATCGACCCGGACATGCTGGTGCGTCAGGGCGATATGCGCTCGCTGCGCGTGCAGGAAGTCTCCACCGCGCGCGGCATGATAACCGACCGTTCCGGCCGACCGCTCGCGGTCAGCGTGCCGGTAAAAGCGATCTGGGCCGATCCGAAAGAGCTGCACGACGCGGGCGGCATCACGCTCGATAACCGCTGGAAAGCGCTCTCCGACGCGCTGAAAATCCCGCTCGATCAGCTCGCCGCGCGCGTCAACGCCAACCCGAAAGGCCGCTTTATCTATCTCGCGCGTCAGGTCAACCCTGATATCGGCGATTACATCAAAAAGCTCAAGCTCCCTGGCATCCATCTGCGTGAAGAGTCGCGCCGTTACTATCCTTCCGGCGCAGTGACCGCTCACCTCATCGGCTTTACCAACGTCGACAGCCAGGGGATCGAGGGCGTCGAAAAAAGCTTTGATAAATGGCTCACCGGCCAGCCTGGCGAGCGTATCGTGCGTAAAGACCGCTATGGGCGCGTCATTGAGGATATCTCCTCGACCGACAGCCAGGCGGCGCACAACCTGGCGCTCAGCATTGACGAACGTCTCCAGGCGCTGGTCTACCGCGAACTTAATAACGCCGTGGCGTTTAACAAAGCGGAATCCGGCAGCGCCGTGCTGGTAGATGTGAACACCGGCGAAGTGCTGGCGATGGCCAACAGCCCCTCTTATAACCCGAACAACATCACCGGTACGCCGAAAGATGTGATGCGTAACCGCACCATTACCGACGTCTTCGAACCTGGCTCTACCGTTAAGCCGATGGTGGTGATGACGGCGCTGCAGCGTGGCGTGGTGCAGGAAAATACGGTGCTTAACACCGTGCCATACCGGATTAACGGTCACGAAATTAAAGACGTCGCTCGCTACAGCGAGCTGACGCTCACCGGGGTATTACAGAAGTCGAGTAACGTCGGGGTTTCTAAACTGGCGTTAGCGATGCCCTCCTCAGCGTTAGTAGATACTTACTCACGTTTTGGACTCGGGAAGTCGACCAATCTGGGGCTGGTCGGAGAACGCAGTGGCTTATATCCGCAAAAACAACGGTGGTCTGACATAGAGAGGGCCACCTTCTCATTCGGCTACGGGCTAATGGTAACCCCGTTACAGTTAGCGCGAGTCTACGCGACCATCGGCAGCTACGGCGTCTACCGCCCGCTGTCGATAACCAAGGTCGATCCGCCCGTGCCGGGCGAGCGCATTTTCCCGGAATCTATCGTGCGCACCGTGGTGCATATGATGGAAAGCGTGGCGCTGCCTGGCGGCGGCGGCGTGAAGGCGGCCATCAAGGGCTATCGCATTGCGATTAAAACCGGTACGGCGAAAAAGGTCGGGCCGGACGGGCGATACATTAACAAATACATTGCTTACACCGCAGGCGTTGCACCTGCCAGCAATCCGCGTTTCGCGCTGGTGGTGGTGATTAACGATCCGCAGGCGGGCAAATACTACGGCGGCGCCGTTTCCGCGCCGGTCTTCGGTGCCATTATGGGCGGCGTGCTGCGCACCATGAACATCGAGCCGGATGCGCTGACAACGGGCGAAAAAAGTGAATTCGTAATTAATCGAGAAGAGGGAACAGGTGGCAGATCGTAA
- the ftsL gene encoding Cell division protein ftsL, protein MTETLSKVTGSLSSTERHALPAVIGGDLLRYGKLPLCLFIAIIVTAIFVVTTAHHTRLLTAQREQLVLERDALDIEWRNLILEENALGDHSRVERVATEKLQMQHVDPSQENIVVQK, encoded by the coding sequence GTGACAGAGACCCTCAGCAAAGTAACCGGATCGCTTAGCAGCACGGAACGCCATGCGCTGCCTGCTGTGATCGGCGGCGATCTTCTGCGCTACGGGAAACTGCCGCTCTGTTTGTTTATCGCCATTATCGTGACCGCGATCTTTGTGGTCACCACCGCGCACCACACTCGCCTGCTCACCGCGCAGCGCGAGCAGCTGGTGCTGGAACGCGATGCGCTGGATATCGAATGGCGCAACCTGATCCTGGAAGAAAACGCGCTCGGCGATCACAGCCGGGTTGAACGGGTCGCAACGGAAAAGCTGCAAATGCAGCATGTCGATCCCTCGCAGGAAAATATTGTGGTGCAGAAATAA
- the murF gene encoding UDP-N-acetylmuramoyl-tripeptide--D-alanyl-D-alanine ligase, which produces MIHVSLSQLAVILKGELHGADTDIDAVTTDTRKLTPGCLFVALKGERFDAHDFADQAQAGGAGALLVSRKLDIDLPQLVVADTRLAFGELAAWVRQQVPARVVALTGSSGKTSVKEMTAAILGECGNTLYTAGNLNNDIGVPMTLLRLTPEHQYAVIELGANHQGEIAWTVSLTRPEAALVNNLAAAHLEGFGSLAGVAKAKGEIFSGLPANGIAILNADNNDWLNWQSVIGDRKVWRFSPNLATSDFSATNIHITSHGTEFTLRTPVGDVDVLLPLPGRHNVANALAASALAMAVGAPLQAIKAGLAKLKAVPGRLFPVHLAENQLLLDDSYNANVGSMTAAAQVLSEMPGYRVMVVGDMAELGDEAEACHQQVGEAAKAAGIDKVLSVGTLSEGISRASGVGEHFRDKQAVIARLKTLINEHSIITLLVKGSRSAAMEEVVRALQENRTC; this is translated from the coding sequence ATGATTCACGTATCTCTGAGCCAGCTTGCCGTTATTCTGAAAGGCGAGCTGCATGGCGCCGATACCGATATCGACGCGGTAACGACCGACACCCGCAAACTGACGCCCGGCTGCCTGTTTGTGGCGCTGAAAGGCGAGCGTTTCGACGCGCATGATTTTGCAGACCAGGCGCAGGCTGGCGGCGCAGGCGCGCTGCTGGTAAGCCGCAAGCTGGATATTGACCTGCCGCAACTGGTGGTGGCCGACACGCGCCTGGCGTTTGGCGAACTGGCGGCGTGGGTCAGACAGCAGGTACCCGCGCGCGTGGTCGCGCTGACGGGGTCTTCCGGTAAAACCTCGGTGAAAGAGATGACCGCCGCCATTCTCGGCGAGTGCGGCAACACGCTCTACACCGCAGGCAACCTGAATAATGACATCGGCGTACCGATGACGCTGCTGCGTCTCACGCCGGAACATCAGTACGCGGTGATTGAGCTTGGCGCCAATCATCAGGGCGAAATCGCCTGGACCGTGAGCCTGACTCGCCCGGAAGCCGCGCTGGTCAACAACCTGGCGGCGGCGCATCTTGAAGGTTTCGGCTCGCTCGCGGGCGTGGCTAAAGCCAAAGGCGAAATCTTCTCTGGCCTGCCGGCAAATGGCATCGCGATTCTGAACGCCGATAACAACGACTGGCTGAACTGGCAGAGCGTGATTGGCGACCGCAAGGTCTGGCGCTTCTCGCCAAACCTTGCCACCAGCGACTTCAGCGCCACCAATATTCACATCACCAGTCACGGTACCGAATTTACGCTGCGTACGCCGGTGGGCGATGTGGACGTTTTGCTGCCGCTGCCAGGGCGCCATAACGTCGCCAACGCGCTCGCCGCGTCGGCATTGGCGATGGCCGTCGGCGCGCCGCTTCAGGCCATTAAAGCTGGGCTTGCGAAGCTGAAAGCGGTGCCGGGGCGTCTGTTCCCGGTGCATCTTGCCGAAAACCAACTGCTGCTGGATGACAGCTACAACGCCAATGTCGGCTCCATGACCGCTGCCGCGCAGGTGCTCTCTGAAATGCCGGGATATCGTGTGATGGTGGTTGGCGACATGGCGGAGCTCGGCGATGAAGCCGAAGCGTGCCATCAGCAGGTGGGCGAAGCGGCGAAAGCCGCAGGCATCGATAAAGTCCTGAGCGTCGGCACGCTCAGCGAAGGCATCAGCCGCGCCAGCGGCGTGGGCGAACATTTCCGCGATAAGCAGGCCGTGATTGCACGCCTGAAGACGCTTATCAACGAGCATTCCATCATTACCCTTTTAGTGAAAGGTTCACGTAGTGCTGCCATGGAAGAGGTGGTGCGCGCATTACAGGAGAACAGGACATGTTAG
- the mraZ gene encoding Protein mraZ has protein sequence MFRGATLVNLDSKGRLSVPTRYRDLLNDASSGQMVCTIDIHHPCLLLYTLPEWVIIEQKLSRLSSMNPAERRVQRLLLGHASECQMDSAGRLLLAPVLRQHAGLTKQVMLVGQFNKFELWDEVTWHQQVREDIDAEQSSSEVLSERLQDLSL, from the coding sequence ATGTTTCGTGGCGCAACGTTGGTGAATCTCGACAGCAAAGGGCGGTTATCCGTTCCGACGCGCTATCGCGATTTACTGAACGACGCCTCGTCCGGCCAGATGGTTTGCACCATCGATATTCACCATCCCTGCCTGTTGCTTTATACCCTGCCCGAATGGGTAATTATCGAACAAAAATTGTCGCGTCTGTCGAGCATGAACCCCGCAGAACGGCGAGTGCAGCGCCTGCTGCTGGGCCATGCCAGCGAATGCCAGATGGACAGCGCGGGCCGTCTTTTATTAGCACCCGTTTTACGGCAACACGCCGGATTGACCAAACAAGTGATGCTGGTCGGGCAGTTCAATAAGTTTGAGCTGTGGGACGAAGTGACCTGGCATCAACAGGTCAGGGAAGACATCGACGCTGAGCAGTCATCTTCTGAAGTGTTGTCGGAGCGGCTGCAGGATTTGTCTTTATAA
- the murE gene encoding UDP-N-acetylmuramoyl-L-alanyl-D-glutamate--2,6-diaminopimelate ligase, translated as MEKREQVADRNLRDLLAPWVAGLPARALREMTLDSRVAAAGDLFVAVVGHQADGRRYIPQAIAQGVAAIVAEAKGEATDGEVREIHGVPVIYLSQLNERLSALAGRFYDEPSDRLRLIGVTGTNGKTTTTQLIAQWCQRLGETSAVMGTVGNGLLGKVSPTENTTGSAVDVQHVLSGLAAQGATVAAMEVSSHGLVQHRVAALKFAATVFTNLSRDHLDYHGDMEHYEAAKWLLFSAHHYGQAVINADDEVGRRWLAKLPDAVAVSMENNINPDCHGRWLRADAVEYHDRGATLRFSSSWGDGEIESRLMGAFNVSNLLLALGTLLALDYPLAALLESAPRLQPVNGRMEVFSAPGKPTVVVDYAHTPDALEKALQAARLHCAGKLWCVFGCGGDRDKGKRPLMGAIAEQFADVVVVTDDNPRTEDPRAIIADILTGMLDAGRARVVEGRAEAVTNAIMQAAENDVVLLAGKGHEDYQIVGTRRLDYSDRVTAARLLGAVA; from the coding sequence ATCGAGAAGAGGGAACAGGTGGCAGATCGTAATTTGCGCGACCTTCTCGCTCCGTGGGTAGCTGGTCTGCCTGCGCGAGCTCTGCGGGAGATGACCCTGGACAGCCGCGTTGCGGCGGCGGGGGATCTCTTTGTGGCGGTGGTCGGTCATCAGGCGGACGGGCGTCGGTATATCCCGCAGGCGATAGCGCAAGGTGTAGCTGCCATCGTCGCCGAAGCCAAAGGCGAGGCGACGGACGGCGAAGTCCGTGAAATCCACGGCGTGCCGGTTATCTATTTAAGCCAGCTCAACGAGCGTCTCTCGGCGCTGGCGGGGCGTTTTTATGATGAGCCATCCGATCGTCTGCGCCTGATTGGCGTGACGGGCACCAACGGTAAAACCACCACCACGCAGCTTATCGCGCAGTGGTGTCAGCGGCTTGGCGAAACCAGCGCCGTGATGGGCACCGTGGGCAACGGGCTGCTGGGTAAAGTGAGTCCGACGGAAAACACCACCGGCTCTGCGGTGGACGTTCAGCATGTGCTGTCAGGGCTCGCCGCACAGGGCGCGACCGTGGCCGCGATGGAAGTCTCTTCCCACGGTCTGGTGCAGCATCGCGTGGCGGCGTTGAAATTCGCCGCCACGGTATTTACCAATTTAAGCCGCGATCATCTCGACTATCACGGCGACATGGAACATTACGAAGCGGCGAAATGGCTGCTGTTTTCCGCGCACCATTACGGGCAGGCGGTGATCAACGCCGATGATGAAGTCGGCCGCCGGTGGCTGGCGAAGCTGCCGGATGCCGTCGCGGTGTCCATGGAAAACAATATCAATCCAGATTGTCACGGCCGCTGGTTACGCGCGGATGCGGTGGAATATCACGACCGCGGCGCCACGCTGCGCTTCAGCTCCTCCTGGGGCGATGGCGAAATTGAAAGCCGCCTGATGGGCGCGTTTAACGTCAGCAACCTGTTGCTGGCGCTCGGCACGCTGCTGGCGCTCGATTACCCGCTCGCCGCGCTGCTCGAAAGCGCGCCGCGCCTCCAGCCGGTCAATGGCCGCATGGAAGTGTTCAGCGCGCCGGGCAAACCGACTGTGGTGGTCGATTACGCCCACACGCCGGATGCGCTCGAAAAAGCGTTGCAGGCCGCGCGTCTGCACTGTGCGGGCAAGCTCTGGTGCGTATTCGGCTGCGGCGGCGATCGCGATAAAGGCAAACGTCCTCTGATGGGCGCGATTGCCGAGCAATTCGCCGATGTCGTGGTGGTCACTGATGACAACCCGCGCACCGAAGATCCGAGGGCGATCATCGCCGATATCCTGACCGGTATGCTCGATGCGGGCCGCGCGCGCGTCGTTGAAGGCCGCGCCGAAGCCGTGACCAACGCCATTATGCAGGCGGCGGAAAACGACGTCGTACTGCTGGCGGGCAAAGGCCACGAGGATTACCAGATTGTCGGCACCCGCCGTCTTGATTATTCCGATCGCGTCACCGCGGCGCGTCTGCTGGGAGCAGTGGCATGA
- the ilvI gene encoding Acetolactate synthase isozyme 3 large subunit: protein MEMLSGAEMVVRSLIDQGVKQVFGYPGGAVLDIYDALHTVGGIDHVLVRHEQAAVHMADGLARATGEVGVVLVTSGPGATNAITGIATAYMDSIPLVVLSGQVATSLIGYDAFQECDMVGISRPVVKHSFLVKQTEDIPTVLKKAFWLAASGRPGPVVVDLPKDILNPAKKLPYVWPETVSMRSYNPTTQGHKGQIKRALQTLIAAKKPVMYVGGGAITAACENELRAVAEKLNVPVVSSLMGLGAFPGTHRQALGMLGMHGTFEANMTMHNADVIFAVGVRFDDRTTNNLAKYCPNATVLHIDIDPTSISKTVAADVPIVGDARQVLNQMLELLGQEESQQPLDDIRDWWQHIEQWRARQCLNYDRESGSIKPQAAIETIYRLTNGDAYVTSDVGQHQMFAALHYTFDKPRRWINSGGLGTMGFGLPAALGVKLALPEETVVCVTGDGSIQMNIQELSTALQYELPVLVLNLNNRYLGMVKQWQDMIYSGRHSQSYMESLPDFVKLAEAYGHIGISITRPEELESKLSEALEHVRNNRLVFVDVTVDGTEHVYPMQVRGGGMDEMWLSKTERT from the coding sequence ATGGAGATGTTGTCTGGAGCCGAGATGGTCGTCCGATCGCTTATCGATCAGGGCGTAAAGCAAGTATTCGGTTACCCCGGTGGCGCGGTGCTCGATATTTATGACGCGCTACATACCGTTGGCGGGATTGATCATGTGCTGGTGCGCCATGAACAAGCCGCAGTGCATATGGCAGATGGTCTGGCGCGCGCGACCGGCGAGGTGGGCGTGGTGCTGGTGACCTCAGGCCCTGGCGCGACCAACGCGATTACCGGTATTGCTACTGCCTACATGGACTCCATTCCGCTTGTGGTGCTGTCAGGCCAGGTGGCGACCTCGCTGATTGGTTATGACGCTTTCCAGGAGTGCGACATGGTGGGGATCTCCCGCCCGGTGGTGAAGCACAGTTTCCTGGTGAAGCAAACCGAAGATATCCCGACGGTACTGAAGAAGGCGTTCTGGCTTGCCGCCAGCGGTAGACCGGGCCCGGTAGTAGTCGATTTGCCGAAAGATATTCTCAACCCGGCGAAAAAACTGCCGTATGTCTGGCCGGAAACCGTCAGCATGCGCTCCTATAACCCGACGACGCAGGGGCATAAAGGGCAGATCAAACGCGCCCTGCAAACCCTGATTGCCGCGAAAAAGCCGGTTATGTATGTCGGCGGCGGCGCGATTACCGCGGCCTGTGAGAACGAACTGCGCGCGGTGGCGGAAAAGCTCAACGTGCCGGTGGTCTCTTCATTAATGGGACTGGGCGCGTTTCCGGGTACGCACCGACAGGCGCTGGGGATGCTCGGGATGCACGGCACCTTCGAAGCGAACATGACGATGCACAATGCGGATGTCATTTTCGCGGTTGGCGTGCGCTTTGACGATCGCACCACCAACAATCTTGCGAAGTACTGCCCGAACGCCACCGTGCTGCATATCGATATCGATCCGACGTCGATTTCCAAAACCGTGGCGGCGGATGTGCCGATTGTGGGAGACGCGCGGCAGGTGCTGAACCAGATGCTGGAGTTGCTGGGCCAGGAAGAGAGCCAGCAGCCGCTGGACGATATTCGCGACTGGTGGCAGCACATTGAGCAGTGGCGCGCCCGTCAGTGCCTCAATTATGACCGCGAAAGCGGCAGCATTAAACCGCAGGCGGCCATCGAAACGATCTATCGCCTGACCAACGGCGATGCCTATGTCACCTCCGACGTGGGCCAGCATCAGATGTTCGCGGCGCTGCATTATACCTTTGATAAACCGCGCCGCTGGATAAACTCCGGCGGGCTCGGCACGATGGGCTTCGGCCTGCCAGCGGCGCTGGGCGTGAAGCTCGCGCTACCGGAAGAAACCGTCGTGTGCGTGACCGGCGACGGCAGTATCCAGATGAATATTCAGGAGCTTTCCACCGCGCTGCAATATGAATTGCCGGTGCTGGTGCTTAACCTCAACAACCGATACCTGGGCATGGTGAAGCAGTGGCAGGATATGATCTATTCCGGCCGCCACTCGCAGTCCTATATGGAATCGCTGCCGGATTTTGTCAAACTGGCGGAGGCTTACGGGCACATCGGGATTTCCATCACTCGCCCGGAAGAGCTGGAAAGCAAACTCAGCGAGGCGCTGGAGCATGTGCGCAATAACCGGCTGGTGTTTGTCGATGTCACCGTGGACGGGACCGAGCACGTTTATCCGATGCAGGTTCGCGGCGGTGGAATGGATGAAATGTGGTTAAGCAAAACGGAGAGAACCTGA
- the mraW gene encoding S-adenosyl-L-methionine-dependent methyltransferase mraW, with amino-acid sequence MMENYKHTTVLLDEAVNGLNIRPDGIYIDGTFGRGGHSRLILSQLGEQGRLLAIDRDPQAIAAAAAIDDPRFSIIHGPFSALGDYVRERELQGKIDGILLDLGVSSPQLDDPERGFSFMRDGPLDMRMDPTRGQSAAEWLRNAEEADIAWVLKTFGEERFAKRIARAIVERNRELPMTRTKELAEVVAAATPIKDKFKHPATRTFQAVRIWVNSELEEIEQALKGAVDVLAPGGRLSVISFHSLEDRLVKRFMREQSRGPQVPAGLPMTEAQLQKLGGRDLRALGKLMPGEAEVAENPRARSSVLRIAERTGA; translated from the coding sequence ATGATGGAAAATTATAAACATACGACGGTGCTCCTGGACGAGGCCGTCAACGGCCTGAATATACGTCCGGACGGCATTTACATTGACGGCACCTTTGGCCGCGGCGGACACTCGCGCCTTATCCTTTCACAGCTGGGCGAACAAGGCCGATTACTGGCGATCGATCGCGATCCGCAGGCGATTGCGGCGGCCGCTGCCATTGACGATCCGCGATTCTCCATCATCCATGGTCCTTTCTCGGCGCTGGGCGATTATGTCCGCGAACGCGAGCTACAGGGCAAGATCGACGGCATTCTTCTCGATCTCGGCGTTTCCTCGCCGCAGCTTGACGATCCCGAGCGCGGCTTTTCCTTTATGCGCGACGGCCCGCTGGATATGCGCATGGATCCCACCCGTGGACAATCTGCCGCCGAATGGCTGCGCAACGCGGAAGAAGCAGATATCGCCTGGGTGCTGAAAACCTTCGGCGAAGAGCGCTTCGCTAAGCGTATCGCGCGCGCCATTGTCGAGCGCAACCGCGAACTGCCCATGACCCGCACCAAAGAACTGGCGGAGGTCGTGGCCGCCGCGACGCCCATCAAAGATAAGTTCAAACACCCGGCTACCCGTACCTTCCAGGCGGTACGCATCTGGGTGAACAGCGAACTCGAAGAGATTGAGCAGGCGCTGAAAGGCGCGGTAGACGTGCTGGCGCCGGGCGGGCGCCTTTCGGTTATCAGCTTCCACTCGCTGGAAGACCGTCTGGTGAAACGCTTTATGCGTGAGCAAAGCCGCGGTCCGCAGGTGCCGGCAGGGTTGCCGATGACTGAAGCGCAGCTCCAGAAACTCGGCGGTCGCGACCTTCGCGCGCTGGGCAAACTGATGCCGGGTGAGGCCGAAGTGGCGGAGAACCCGCGCGCGCGCAGCTCTGTGTTACGTATCGCCGAGAGGACGGGCGCATGA